One part of the Cystobacter ferrugineus genome encodes these proteins:
- a CDS encoding DUF4365 domain-containing protein — MLHRPREHVLEEESRRAFDSAFPSEWVVRPQSPDYGLDAEVQIFKNQTATHLRFLAQLKSTDSSSKSDNSIKYRFSCRHLLYYIDSTTPVMLAVYDAKRKIFFYKWVQSFFSELTELEKLSLHSQETITLHFEEKLTSERHQQIERELRHLYFATGLRPVTLGPLRIELNINTSSQTAPSTQAPNKETLNRELHQWLSRTKSNQSIILVQHEADVTIEFQLENNKLALNHHGLNQHIELPLPLDINTSFEKNIEDLAFFYKVLISFLASIAGFSGTACSLVSDLITHERKLQSSPGLYFLQPAFASLFARSGHASDALDLAELLLSNGHADAATILATAAPIQGMNFVQAQRYRRFLKSVVDIETFPARKAAAHYNLANSLRNTGHHREAIAHYIQAAKFDEGYFSRSYWWGEFAGCLYMTKRRRLALFYYNAAKSMGETRIPVGALIADVLLHLGKFKEAVEAFDEHIADGNSLSAEFTLKNWLAAFLSSKFGNTRRRINTALRSAQKAYSLPMETQLSALEEALRLDPLCDFAWHNYAHFKSKEDPDNTPAYWLAAAILSPWNIETQVNGFASLQAEKGKGALVLESALLAEIHRINAPALREELRKRALDRSGGDVQEAERNVQSTMELARLSEKMFATQSPDAPFNWRLLSPPTDGNKQ, encoded by the coding sequence ATGCTCCACAGACCACGCGAACATGTTCTTGAAGAAGAGTCTCGGCGAGCTTTCGATAGCGCATTTCCCAGCGAGTGGGTCGTGCGCCCACAAAGCCCAGACTACGGTCTTGACGCAGAGGTTCAAATCTTCAAAAACCAGACTGCGACCCACCTCCGCTTCCTGGCACAGTTAAAAAGCACGGACTCTAGCTCCAAGTCGGACAACTCAATCAAATACCGATTCTCCTGTCGCCACCTGCTGTATTATATCGACAGCACGACCCCAGTAATGCTGGCGGTCTACGACGCCAAACGCAAAATATTTTTCTACAAATGGGTTCAAAGCTTCTTCAGCGAACTCACCGAACTCGAAAAACTATCCCTCCACTCACAAGAAACAATTACCCTGCACTTCGAGGAGAAACTCACCTCGGAACGGCATCAACAAATCGAAAGAGAACTAAGACATCTCTACTTTGCAACAGGACTTCGCCCAGTAACCCTTGGCCCTCTGCGGATAGAGCTCAACATCAACACATCCTCGCAGACCGCCCCATCTACTCAGGCACCAAACAAGGAGACTCTCAACAGGGAACTCCACCAGTGGCTCTCTAGAACAAAATCGAACCAATCGATCATTCTCGTCCAGCACGAAGCGGATGTCACCATAGAGTTCCAGCTAGAAAACAACAAACTAGCTCTCAATCACCATGGCCTGAACCAGCACATCGAACTACCGCTTCCCCTCGACATCAACACAAGTTTCGAAAAAAACATCGAGGACCTCGCGTTCTTTTATAAAGTTCTGATTTCATTTCTAGCATCCATTGCCGGATTCTCCGGAACGGCATGCAGCCTGGTCTCGGACCTGATCACACACGAGAGAAAACTACAGTCCTCCCCTGGGCTCTACTTCCTTCAACCGGCTTTTGCATCGCTCTTCGCCCGAAGTGGCCATGCCTCGGATGCGTTGGATCTGGCGGAACTCCTGTTGAGCAATGGACATGCGGATGCGGCGACAATACTAGCCACGGCAGCGCCAATTCAGGGCATGAACTTCGTACAAGCTCAGCGATATCGGCGTTTCCTCAAATCAGTGGTGGATATTGAAACATTTCCTGCGCGCAAAGCGGCTGCCCACTACAATCTGGCCAATAGCCTTCGCAACACGGGACACCACCGAGAGGCAATTGCTCATTACATTCAAGCAGCAAAATTCGATGAGGGCTATTTCTCTCGAAGTTACTGGTGGGGAGAGTTCGCCGGATGCCTATACATGACGAAGCGGCGCCGACTGGCGCTATTCTACTACAACGCCGCCAAGAGCATGGGCGAAACCAGAATTCCTGTTGGAGCCCTCATTGCAGATGTCCTACTGCACCTGGGGAAGTTCAAAGAAGCAGTCGAAGCATTCGACGAGCACATAGCAGATGGAAATTCCCTGTCTGCGGAGTTCACGCTTAAGAATTGGCTCGCTGCGTTTCTTTCCAGTAAATTTGGGAACACCCGAAGAAGAATCAACACGGCACTTCGTTCCGCCCAAAAAGCTTATTCGCTTCCCATGGAGACTCAACTCTCTGCATTGGAAGAAGCGCTTCGTCTCGATCCTCTGTGCGATTTCGCATGGCATAACTACGCACATTTCAAGAGCAAAGAAGATCCGGACAACACTCCTGCGTATTGGCTTGCCGCCGCTATTCTCTCCCCATGGAATATTGAAACCCAGGTCAATGGCTTTGCCTCTCTTCAAGCAGAAAAGGGAAAAGGCGCCCTCGTATTGGAAAGTGCGCTCTTGGCGGAAATCCACAGAATCAATGCACCTGCTCTGAGAGAGGAACTCCGCAAGCGCGCTCTCGACAGATCCGGTGGCGACGTTCAGGAAGCAGAACGCAATGTCCAATCGACAATGGAGCTTGCACGGCTTTCAGAAAAGATGTTCGCGACGC